The following coding sequences are from one Diabrotica virgifera virgifera chromosome 2, PGI_DIABVI_V3a window:
- the LOC114330132 gene encoding protein mago nashi produces the protein MADFYIRYYVGHKGKFGHEFLEFEFRPDGKLRYANNSNYKNDTMIRKEVYVHQCVMEELKRIIIDSEIMQEDDSLWPPPDRIGRQELEIVIKDEHISFTTSKTGSLIDVSQSKDPEGLRCFYYLVQDLKCLVFSLIGLHFKIKPI, from the coding sequence atggcagatttttacATTAGATACTACGTAGGCCACAAAGGTAAGTTCGGCCACGAATTCCTCGAGTTTGAGTTCCGACCGGATGGCAAACTCCGGTACGCTAACAACTCCAACTACAAAAACGATACAATGATCAGAAAAGAAGTGTACGTACACCAATGTGTAATGGAAGAACTCAAAAGAATCATAATCGACTCGGAAATAATGCAAGAAGACGACTCCCTGTGGCCTCCTCCGGACCGTATCGGAAGACAAGAGTTGGAGATCGTCATCAAAGATGAACATATCTCGTTCACTACCTCCAAAACTGGCTCTTTGATCGACGTGAGTCAGTCCAAAGATCCTGAAGGGCTGAGATGTTTCTATTACTTGGTGCAAGACTTGAAGTGTTTGGTGTTTTCGTTGATTggtctacattttaaaattaagcCTATATAA
- the LOC114330130 gene encoding putative gustatory receptor 28b translates to MISVQKDIKTVYESMKPILLLSKLAGVCTLTSKKHIEEVGRSKLLTVIQILILLISMAHLGFIPYAVIYIEEMPEISLKLNSTLEQTGALSSQKFITKMANIVLISIMSILVRFSNLIHMPKYLPPLLVEIQNVDIIIPSLDNSDFRRNIILSMLLLIVSWPYQIYSILIVTTDNWMAFLMFYLNLYNNFSIISCEFQFASLCWIVQSRFERLIHNLEDIHNKHYIENGNLVLTKLATTKRYTRLMTKAFSKLNKLHGFQLLVILAGLSLNVLFGLYFTIFGGFTKNSNKTSATFQKISNVINEVLWSVYYLARFVFICVVAEIVTHKANTPKKIICNILNKTSSEHLQQELWTFLSHTMVNKLVFTASGFFRINKALITSAVSMGTTYLVILAQFQNK, encoded by the exons ATGATATCTGTTCAAAAAGATATAAAAACCGTTTATGAATCTATGAAACCGATTCTACTTTTGTCAAAGTTGGCAGGGGTTTGTACTTTAACCAGTAAAAAGCATATTGAAGAAGTTGGGCGGTCTAAATTATTGACTGTGATTCAGATTCTTATACTTCTTATTAGTATGGCTCATTTAGGATTTATTCCGTATGCAGTTATTTATATTGAAGAG ATGCCAGAAATATCTTTGAAATTAAACAGTACCTTAGAACAAACGGGAGCTTTAAGTAGCCAGAAATTTATAACCAAAATGGCTAATATCGTTTTGATATCAATTATGTCAATTTTAGTAAGATTTTCTAATTTAATCCATATGCCCAAGTATTTACCCCCTCTATTAGTAGAGATTCAAAACGTTGATATAATTATTCCTTCGTTGGATAATAGTGATtttagaagaaatattattttatCAA TGTTATTATTAATAGTATCCTGGCCATACCAAATTTACTCCATCTTGATAGTGACAACCGACAATTGGATGGCATTCCTCATGTTCTATTTGAATTTGTACAACAATTTCTCCATCATATCTTGCGAATTTCAATTTGCAAGTTTATGCTGGATTGTCCAATCTAGGTTTGAAAGACTAATTCATAACTTGGAAGATATACATAACAAACACTATATAGAGAATG GTAATTTAGTGTTAACGAAACTCGCTACAacaaaaagatatacaagattaaTGACAAAGGCATTCTCAAAACTTAACAAGCTCCATGGTTTTCAACTATTAGTTATACTTGCCGGATTATCTTTGAACGTATTGTTTGgcttatattttacaatatttggAGGCTTCACGAAAAACTCCAACAAAACTAGTGCTACTTTCCAGAAAATTTCCAATGTGATCAACGAAGTGCTTTGGAGTGTCTATTATTTAGcaagatttgtttttatttgtgtTGTGGCAGAGATTGTAACTCATAAG GCTAATACACCAAAGAAAATAATCTGTAACATTTTAAACAAAACCAGCTCAGAACATTTACAACAAGAG CTTTGGACATTTTTATCACATACAATGGTAAACAAATTGGTTTTCACAGCCTCTGGATTTTTTAGAATAAATAAAGCATTGATAACTTCG GCGGTTTCAATGGGAACAACATACTTAGTAATTCTGGCACAGTTTCAAAATAAGTAG